One Chitinophaga sp. H8 DNA window includes the following coding sequences:
- a CDS encoding SPOR domain-containing protein, translating to MKKIFSLAVCLLMGAMAMAQDNTLSASNTGVQVVKDSRIDILIKKQIYINTLAIRNQSGFRVQVITTNKRGEANEAKARVMQLYPDYRTYLDFQAPYFKVRIGDFKTREEASELRDKLSNVFSGGVFVVPAIINVSLDKELSNEESN from the coding sequence ATGAAAAAAATATTCAGTCTGGCAGTGTGTTTACTGATGGGTGCAATGGCGATGGCGCAGGATAATACCCTGTCTGCCAGCAATACCGGTGTACAGGTGGTAAAAGACAGCCGTATAGACATCCTGATCAAGAAACAGATTTACATTAATACCCTGGCTATCCGTAACCAGTCTGGTTTCCGGGTACAGGTGATCACCACCAATAAACGCGGGGAAGCGAATGAAGCCAAAGCGCGGGTGATGCAATTATATCCTGATTACCGCACTTACCTTGATTTCCAGGCCCCTTATTTTAAAGTACGGATAGGTGATTTTAAAACGCGGGAAGAAGCCAGTGAACTCAGGGACAAGTTATCCAATGTATTTTCCGGTGGTGTATTTGTAGTACCTGCTATTATCAATGTATCCCTGGATAAAGAACTATCGAATGAAGAATCGAATTAA
- the deoC gene encoding deoxyribose-phosphate aldolase: MELARYIDHTVLKPTTTLEDIRQLCMEVVEYNFAAACVPPPFVKLAKTFLGSTTSKVATVIGFPFGYSALEAKVAETVLAIVDDADELDMVINISALKNNDWEYLEKEIATVMPIIRSKHKVIKVIIESGILLEEEIIKCCELYSKYQVDFVKTSTGYAEKGATVAAVQLMRRHLPQNIQIKASGGIRTLAFAEELIAAGATRLGCSASVAIVKEQLIKS; encoded by the coding sequence ATGGAATTAGCCCGTTATATTGATCACACTGTTTTAAAGCCAACCACCACGCTGGAAGATATCAGGCAGCTTTGTATGGAAGTAGTGGAGTATAACTTTGCAGCAGCCTGTGTACCACCCCCTTTTGTAAAACTGGCTAAAACATTCCTGGGGAGCACTACCAGCAAAGTAGCTACCGTTATTGGTTTTCCATTCGGTTATTCCGCCCTGGAAGCCAAGGTAGCAGAAACGGTGCTGGCCATCGTAGATGATGCGGATGAGCTGGATATGGTGATCAATATTTCAGCATTAAAGAATAATGACTGGGAATACCTGGAAAAAGAGATCGCTACGGTGATGCCCATTATCCGCAGCAAGCACAAAGTAATTAAGGTAATTATCGAAAGTGGCATATTATTGGAGGAAGAGATCATTAAATGCTGTGAGCTGTATAGCAAATACCAGGTGGATTTTGTAAAAACCTCCACCGGCTATGCAGAGAAAGGGGCTACGGTAGCAGCGGTGCAGTTAATGCGCCGGCATCTGCCGCAAAATATACAAATAAAAGCTTCTGGCGGGATACGTACCTTAGCCTTCGCGGAAGAGTTGATAGCAGCAGGAGCAACGCGCCTGGGATGCAGTGCCAGCGTAGCAATAGTAAAAGAGCAGTTAATCAAATCATGA
- the secA gene encoding preprotein translocase subunit SecA: MLGFLTKLFGGHKSERDIKSILPVVKQVNEEYVKLQSLPIDDLRNKTQEFRQRIKAHLSSIDAAIAEKKSAADQSEDVTAKDTYYQDIDKLQKDRDKQIEEILKELLPEAFAVVKETSRRFSQGEPLVATATQLDRELAVKKDYITINGDKVSWQNTWKAAGSDVTWNMVHYDVQLIGGSVLHSGKISEMATGEGKTLVSTLPAYLNALAGEGVHIVTVNDYLARRDSEWNGPIFEFLGITVDCIDKHQPNSQERREAYLADITYGTNNEFGFDYLRDNMVHSPDEMVQRKHHYAMVDEVDSVLIDDARTPLIISGPIPRGEEQEYHTLKPRIQHLVEAQKKVVNQYLLEAKKLIGEGKDDPKTGGLALMRAWRGLPKSSALIKYLSESGHKVLLQKAENHYLADQQREMPKVDEGLYFSIDEKNNTVDLTEKGIALITQAGEDQHFFVMPDVGSEIAEIEKLDIPSEEKLQRKDVLLQDFALKSDRIHSVQQLLKAYTLFDKDVEYVVMDGKVKIVDEQTGRILDGRRYSDGLHQAIEAKENVKVEAATQTFATVTLQNYFRMYHKLAGMTGTAVTEAGEFWEIYKLDVITIPTNLPITRKDAEDLVYKTKKDKYRAVIEEVKQLQANGRPVLVGTTSVEVSELLSKMLTFEKVPHNVLNAKQHAREAQIVAEAGLAGAITIATNMAGRGTDIKLGPGVKEAGGLAIIGTERHESRRVDRQLRGRAGRQGDPGTSQFFVSLEDDLMRMFGSERIAGLMDRMGYKEGEVIQHSMITRSIERAQKKVEENNFGIRKRLLEYDDVMNKQRTVIYAKRNHALFGERLAIDIDNAFYDVAENMVTTHRESGDYEAFKLDAIMNFSIDSEITRDELAKTDINALTTKLFQEAKKNYQRKVQELTANTLPVIKQIHKEQGHHIENISIPFTDGKKGINVLANLQKVVDTNGHETMNALERSITLALIDEAWKEHLRAMDDLKQSVQSAVYEQKDPLLIYKFEAFNLFKQMDGDTSRDIVSFLCKSGIPVSQDQESRQQEVIREGHEEKTDMSRMRTTHENFEDQGNGHEAPEYATNAEQGKPEPVKVGPKVGRNDPCPCGSGKKYKQCHGKDL; encoded by the coding sequence ATGTTAGGTTTTTTAACAAAGCTTTTTGGAGGGCATAAATCCGAAAGAGATATTAAATCCATCCTTCCGGTAGTGAAGCAGGTAAATGAGGAGTATGTCAAATTGCAATCCCTGCCTATTGACGACCTTAGAAATAAAACGCAGGAATTCCGCCAGCGTATTAAAGCTCATCTCTCTTCCATAGATGCCGCCATTGCTGAAAAGAAATCGGCAGCAGACCAATCGGAAGATGTAACAGCAAAAGATACTTATTATCAGGATATAGATAAATTACAGAAAGACCGCGATAAGCAGATCGAAGAGATCTTAAAAGAATTGCTTCCGGAGGCTTTCGCAGTAGTAAAAGAAACTTCCCGCCGTTTTTCCCAGGGCGAGCCGTTGGTAGCTACCGCTACCCAGCTGGACCGGGAACTGGCAGTAAAAAAGGATTATATCACCATCAACGGTGACAAAGTGTCCTGGCAAAATACCTGGAAGGCAGCTGGCAGTGATGTTACCTGGAACATGGTACACTATGATGTACAGCTGATAGGTGGTTCCGTATTACATTCCGGTAAGATATCGGAAATGGCTACGGGTGAAGGTAAAACCCTCGTATCCACCCTGCCGGCTTATCTCAACGCCCTGGCTGGCGAAGGTGTGCACATCGTAACGGTGAACGACTACCTGGCCCGTCGTGACTCTGAGTGGAACGGCCCTATCTTTGAATTCCTGGGTATCACCGTAGATTGTATTGATAAACACCAACCCAACTCCCAGGAACGCCGGGAGGCTTACCTGGCAGATATCACCTATGGTACCAACAACGAATTCGGTTTTGACTACCTGCGTGATAACATGGTACACAGCCCGGATGAAATGGTGCAGCGCAAACACCACTACGCGATGGTGGATGAGGTGGATAGCGTATTGATCGATGATGCGCGTACCCCGCTGATCATTTCCGGTCCTATCCCCCGTGGAGAAGAACAGGAATATCATACCCTCAAACCAAGAATACAGCACCTGGTAGAAGCACAGAAAAAAGTGGTGAACCAGTACCTGCTGGAAGCCAAAAAACTGATTGGTGAAGGGAAAGACGACCCTAAAACCGGTGGTTTGGCATTGATGCGTGCCTGGAGGGGTTTACCCAAGAGCAGCGCCCTGATCAAATACCTCAGCGAATCCGGTCATAAAGTATTATTACAGAAAGCAGAAAATCACTACCTGGCAGATCAGCAACGTGAAATGCCTAAAGTAGATGAAGGCCTGTATTTCTCTATCGATGAAAAGAACAATACCGTAGACCTGACAGAAAAAGGGATTGCCCTGATCACCCAGGCCGGAGAAGATCAGCATTTCTTCGTAATGCCGGATGTAGGTTCTGAAATAGCAGAAATCGAAAAGCTGGATATTCCGTCTGAAGAAAAACTGCAACGCAAAGATGTGCTGTTACAGGATTTCGCTTTAAAATCCGACCGTATCCACTCTGTACAGCAATTGCTGAAAGCATATACCCTGTTTGACAAAGATGTGGAATATGTGGTGATGGATGGCAAGGTAAAAATCGTAGATGAGCAAACCGGCCGTATACTGGATGGGCGTCGTTACTCTGATGGTTTGCACCAGGCTATTGAAGCCAAGGAAAATGTAAAAGTGGAAGCAGCCACCCAAACCTTTGCTACCGTAACCCTGCAAAACTACTTCCGTATGTACCACAAATTAGCGGGTATGACGGGTACTGCGGTAACAGAAGCGGGTGAGTTCTGGGAAATATACAAACTGGATGTCATTACCATTCCTACCAACCTGCCTATTACCCGTAAGGATGCAGAGGATCTGGTATACAAAACCAAGAAAGATAAATACAGGGCTGTTATTGAAGAAGTGAAGCAGCTGCAGGCCAATGGCCGCCCGGTACTGGTAGGTACTACCTCAGTGGAAGTATCTGAGTTACTGAGTAAGATGCTCACTTTTGAAAAGGTGCCACATAATGTACTGAATGCGAAACAACACGCCCGTGAAGCGCAGATTGTAGCCGAAGCAGGTTTGGCAGGAGCTATTACCATTGCGACCAACATGGCGGGTCGTGGTACGGATATCAAGCTGGGGCCTGGCGTAAAAGAAGCCGGCGGGTTGGCGATCATTGGTACAGAAAGACACGAAAGCCGCCGTGTGGATAGGCAGTTACGTGGCCGTGCCGGTCGTCAGGGTGATCCCGGAACTTCGCAGTTCTTCGTATCCCTGGAAGATGACCTGATGCGTATGTTTGGTTCTGAGCGTATTGCCGGCCTGATGGACCGTATGGGCTACAAGGAAGGCGAAGTGATCCAGCACAGCATGATCACCCGCTCCATTGAAAGAGCGCAGAAGAAAGTAGAAGAAAACAACTTCGGTATCCGTAAGCGCTTGCTGGAATATGATGATGTGATGAACAAGCAGCGTACGGTGATCTATGCTAAACGTAACCACGCCCTGTTTGGCGAAAGGCTGGCCATCGATATTGACAATGCATTTTATGATGTAGCAGAAAATATGGTGACTACCCACCGGGAAAGCGGGGATTATGAAGCGTTCAAGCTGGATGCTATCATGAACTTCTCCATTGACTCGGAAATTACCAGGGACGAGCTGGCCAAAACAGATATCAATGCGTTGACCACCAAGCTGTTCCAGGAAGCGAAGAAAAACTACCAGCGTAAAGTACAGGAACTGACTGCCAATACTTTGCCGGTGATCAAGCAGATACACAAAGAACAAGGCCACCATATTGAAAACATTTCTATACCATTTACCGATGGCAAGAAAGGGATCAATGTACTGGCTAACCTGCAGAAAGTGGTAGATACCAATGGTCATGAAACCATGAATGCCCTGGAACGCAGCATTACGCTGGCACTGATTGATGAAGCCTGGAAAGAGCACCTGCGTGCGATGGACGACCTGAAACAATCTGTTCAGAGTGCGGTGTACGAACAAAAAGACCCTTTGCTGATCTACAAGTTTGAAGCCTTTAATCTCTTCAAACAAATGGATGGCGATACCAGCCGCGATATCGTTTCCTTCCTGTGCAAATCTGGTATTCCCGTGAGCCAGGATCAGGAAAGCCGTCAGCAGGAAGTTATCCGCGAAGGGCATGAAGAAAAGACCGATATGAGCCGCATGCGTACCACACACGAGAACTTTGAAGACCAGGGCAACGGGCATGAAGCGCCTGAATATGCCACCAATGCAGAACAGGGAAAACCTGAACCGGTAAAGGTAGGTCCTAAAGTAGGCCGTAACGATCCTTGTCCTTGTGGCAGTGGTAAAAAATACAAACAATGCCACGGTAAAGATTTATAA
- a CDS encoding SusC/RagA family TonB-linked outer membrane protein — protein sequence MKKDLYLQKLVLTCLLLSLSLFTMAQRVRTGGVFSNDNRAPVVGATVAVKNGKVSTFTDTQGMFKITADDNDQLVISSVGFTTRTVKASEAAEILLVPVASDLGEIVITALGIKREKKKLGYALQEVKGDELTVARESNVVNQLAGKVAGVTVIGSPSGIGGSARVSIRGERSVDLNKNQPLYVIDGVPISNAITGASGRGNMEVDYGNGAGFVNPDDVESMSILKGPAAAALYGSRAANGVILIKTKSGRKQQGIGVEVNSNLTFESALKLPKYQTTYGQGNGSGGAFAFVDGRGGGLADGTDEGWGPAFNGQKYPQFNSPRTLNGEAIPFTGGDMNAPAGSVITPTTWEADKDNLKNFLQTGRTFTNNVALVGGNKDGDFRLSYTNLDQTGIVPNTDLKRNTVSLSGGYNFNKKLSARAFVSYIDSKSDNRPSISYGTESIMYLFNCWLPASVKVSDMKRLWQQGLDGKQQYGWNYNYHDSPYLTVFQNTNGQYYNRIIGNVLLKYEFTDWLNLQLRTATDWSNERREMKRAFSTQRFPFGEYREVNIINEERNTDFLFSLNKDINSDFAVTATLGGNQMRQTSRFNEGVAGQLNIPGIYSLNNSRIALVAEQNNVAKRINSLYGSAGIAYKNKLFLDFTGRNDWSSALTLPEELKAFGTQDNSYFYSSVALSGIISDMVTLPDAISFLKLRASLAQVGNDTDPFSYTQTYNRSEPFGTTQIYGEASSLANLNLKPEISSAYEFGADIRFLNNRIGLDVTYYQSRTKNQILNIPLTNTSGYDTRKINAGLIKNSGVEVMLTGSIIKKERFTWDAFVNFSANRSIVLELSDGLSNYVMADRGVSVEARVGERMGDLYGIGFARVQNTDKDAPYYDPTGQYVGQMVYGTNGRPIATTNKIKLGNYNPDYLMGIGSSFNYQGVRLSFLFDVRQGGKLYSQTQTVGREGGIIIETLEGRADGYDLTKPGNGVIGSGVVQIAPEKFEANTKKLTAREWHSAWTGGRGIAEGVMYDASFVKLRELQIGYNIPDKVFGKWPIRGAAVSLVGRNLLLWDNVPHVDPETMSYSGGTALPGIEYMSLPSSRSYGINLSFKL from the coding sequence ATGAAAAAAGACCTCTACCTCCAAAAACTGGTACTCACCTGCCTGTTGCTCAGCTTGTCATTGTTTACAATGGCTCAACGCGTGCGCACCGGTGGCGTATTCTCCAATGACAACCGCGCGCCTGTTGTGGGTGCTACGGTGGCCGTCAAAAACGGGAAGGTCAGCACCTTCACCGACACACAAGGCATGTTTAAAATCACAGCAGATGACAACGACCAGCTGGTCATCAGCAGTGTAGGCTTTACCACGCGCACGGTAAAAGCATCAGAGGCGGCAGAGATCCTGCTGGTACCGGTAGCCAGCGACCTGGGAGAAATTGTGATCACGGCCCTGGGTATTAAAAGGGAAAAGAAAAAACTGGGGTATGCCCTGCAGGAGGTAAAAGGAGATGAACTCACCGTAGCCAGGGAAAGCAATGTAGTAAACCAGCTGGCAGGTAAGGTAGCAGGGGTAACGGTGATAGGCAGCCCTTCCGGTATTGGTGGCTCTGCAAGGGTGTCTATCCGGGGAGAACGCTCGGTAGACCTGAATAAAAACCAACCCCTGTACGTGATAGACGGGGTGCCTATCAGCAATGCCATCACCGGCGCTTCCGGCCGTGGCAACATGGAAGTGGATTATGGCAATGGTGCCGGATTCGTGAATCCGGATGATGTGGAAAGCATGAGTATCCTGAAAGGGCCTGCTGCGGCTGCTTTGTATGGTTCCAGGGCGGCCAACGGCGTGATCCTGATCAAAACAAAAAGCGGCAGAAAACAACAGGGCATTGGCGTGGAAGTAAATAGTAACCTCACCTTTGAATCAGCGCTGAAATTGCCGAAATATCAGACTACCTACGGACAAGGTAATGGCAGTGGTGGTGCTTTTGCATTTGTAGATGGCCGTGGTGGCGGACTGGCAGATGGTACCGACGAAGGCTGGGGGCCTGCTTTTAATGGACAGAAATATCCGCAGTTTAACTCTCCCCGTACCCTCAATGGGGAAGCTATTCCCTTCACCGGTGGTGACATGAATGCGCCTGCAGGCAGTGTGATCACGCCCACCACCTGGGAAGCAGATAAGGATAACCTGAAAAACTTCCTGCAAACAGGCCGCACATTTACCAATAATGTGGCACTGGTAGGGGGGAATAAAGATGGTGATTTCCGTTTAAGTTATACCAACCTGGACCAGACCGGGATCGTGCCTAATACTGATCTTAAACGTAATACCGTATCCCTTTCCGGTGGATATAATTTTAATAAGAAACTGTCGGCACGCGCTTTTGTGAGCTATATCGATAGTAAAAGCGATAACAGACCCTCCATCAGCTATGGTACCGAAAGTATCATGTACCTGTTCAACTGCTGGTTGCCTGCTTCTGTGAAAGTAAGTGATATGAAACGCTTATGGCAGCAAGGACTGGATGGTAAACAGCAATATGGCTGGAACTATAACTACCACGATAGCCCCTACCTTACCGTTTTCCAGAATACCAACGGCCAATATTATAACAGGATCATCGGTAATGTGCTGTTGAAATATGAGTTTACCGACTGGTTGAATCTCCAGCTCCGCACCGCTACCGACTGGAGCAACGAACGCCGGGAAATGAAAAGGGCATTCAGCACCCAACGTTTCCCCTTTGGTGAATACCGTGAAGTAAATATTATCAACGAAGAGCGGAATACCGATTTCCTGTTCAGCCTGAATAAGGATATCAACTCCGATTTTGCGGTAACAGCTACTTTGGGAGGCAACCAGATGCGCCAAACTTCCCGCTTTAATGAAGGCGTGGCCGGACAGTTGAACATTCCGGGTATTTATAGCCTGAACAACTCCAGGATAGCATTGGTGGCAGAACAGAATAATGTGGCAAAACGGATCAACAGCCTGTACGGGTCGGCCGGAATTGCCTACAAAAACAAACTGTTCCTGGATTTTACCGGACGTAATGACTGGAGCAGTGCACTTACCTTGCCAGAAGAACTGAAAGCTTTTGGTACACAGGATAACTCCTATTTCTATTCTTCTGTGGCATTGAGTGGTATTATCAGTGATATGGTAACACTGCCGGATGCGATCAGCTTCCTGAAACTGCGCGCCAGCCTGGCCCAGGTGGGAAATGATACAGACCCTTTCTCTTACACCCAAACCTACAACAGAAGCGAACCTTTTGGCACTACCCAGATCTATGGAGAAGCCAGCAGCCTGGCCAACCTGAACCTGAAACCGGAAATCAGCTCTGCCTATGAATTTGGGGCAGATATCCGTTTCCTGAATAACCGTATCGGACTGGACGTTACTTACTATCAAAGCCGTACGAAAAATCAAATCCTCAACATTCCTTTAACCAATACCAGTGGATATGATACCCGTAAAATCAATGCTGGGCTGATCAAAAACAGTGGGGTGGAAGTAATGCTGACGGGTAGCATCATTAAAAAAGAACGTTTTACCTGGGATGCTTTTGTGAATTTCTCTGCCAACAGAAGTATTGTACTGGAACTGAGTGACGGGCTTTCTAATTATGTGATGGCCGACAGAGGGGTAAGTGTGGAAGCCAGGGTAGGCGAAAGAATGGGGGATCTGTATGGTATCGGTTTTGCCCGTGTGCAAAATACCGACAAGGATGCGCCGTATTACGATCCTACCGGCCAGTACGTAGGACAGATGGTATACGGTACCAATGGCCGTCCAATCGCTACTACCAACAAAATCAAATTAGGGAACTACAATCCTGATTACCTGATGGGTATCGGTAGCAGTTTTAATTATCAGGGTGTACGCCTCAGCTTCCTGTTTGATGTGCGCCAGGGTGGTAAGCTGTATTCACAAACACAAACGGTAGGGCGCGAAGGTGGTATTATCATTGAAACGCTGGAAGGTCGTGCCGATGGGTATGATCTTACCAAACCAGGTAATGGGGTGATCGGCTCCGGAGTGGTACAGATTGCTCCTGAAAAATTTGAAGCCAATACCAAAAAGCTGACCGCCCGCGAATGGCATTCTGCCTGGACGGGTGGCCGTGGTATTGCAGAAGGAGTGATGTATGATGCTTCCTTCGTAAAACTGCGCGAGCTGCAGATCGGTTACAACATCCCTGATAAGGTATTTGGTAAATGGCCTATCCGTGGTGCGGCTGTTTCATTGGTAGGCCGCAATCTCCTGCTGTGGGACAATGTGCCGCACGTAGATCCTGAAACAATGTCTTACTCCGGAGGTACTGCGCTGCCAGGTATAGAATACATGAGCCTGCCTTCCTCCCGTAGTTATGGCATTAACCTCAGCTTCAAATTATAA
- a CDS encoding SusD/RagB family nutrient-binding outer membrane lipoprotein, with the protein MKLFKIAVTASIIFTLLATGSCTKDFSEVNTNRNNTTNVTPDLLLSGIIKSTLDRQVNEAWGIGNIVVQYHSKIQFVNEDRYGWNERNDIWNTVYGNYRNLQNIFLIIKDDPTSPYYGVGLILKSWMFSMATDAYGDVPYSEAGKAKIGGVYQPAYDKQEDIYTGILADLKKANEVLATAKGDVFAGDILYGGGAGAMIKWRKLANSLQLRYLMRISKKKDVKAEMQAIISDPAKYPIFEGNADNAELEYLAAAPNQWPLYGNRVGSFDEFRVSKTLSDRMTALGDPRLKVFGRPTQASVAAGTPVILGSPNGLSDVDALAYNGGVQGVSRVGYTFACLVCNDNNQAAPQPDAARGMLMTYAELQFILAEARQKGWITTGDAATYYTNGIKANFAYWQAVVPAAYGLDITMPANYLTQPAVALTGTDNEKLAKIALQKWVSLYFNGLEGWFDWRRTNMPAVIPGPANLNNNKVPIRYIYPQSEQSLNTKQREAAVQRQGGDDMNTQMWLLK; encoded by the coding sequence ATGAAATTGTTTAAAATCGCAGTCACCGCCTCTATCATATTCACACTGCTGGCTACCGGCAGCTGTACCAAAGACTTTTCAGAAGTAAATACCAACAGGAATAATACGACCAATGTAACGCCCGACCTGTTGCTGAGCGGTATCATTAAAAGCACGCTGGACAGGCAGGTAAATGAAGCCTGGGGTATCGGAAACATCGTGGTGCAGTACCATTCCAAGATCCAGTTCGTAAATGAAGACCGGTATGGATGGAATGAACGGAATGATATCTGGAACACGGTATATGGTAACTACCGCAATCTGCAGAACATCTTCCTGATCATTAAAGACGATCCCACCAGTCCGTATTACGGGGTAGGGCTGATCCTTAAATCCTGGATGTTTTCCATGGCAACAGATGCCTATGGAGATGTGCCTTACAGCGAAGCCGGTAAAGCGAAGATCGGTGGGGTGTATCAACCTGCCTATGATAAGCAGGAAGATATCTATACCGGTATCCTGGCTGATCTGAAAAAAGCGAATGAAGTACTGGCTACTGCCAAGGGAGATGTTTTTGCAGGAGATATATTGTATGGCGGTGGCGCCGGTGCCATGATCAAATGGCGGAAGCTGGCCAATTCCCTGCAATTGCGTTATCTGATGCGGATCTCTAAAAAGAAAGATGTAAAGGCAGAGATGCAGGCCATCATCAGTGATCCTGCCAAATACCCCATTTTTGAAGGCAATGCTGATAATGCCGAACTGGAATACCTGGCGGCAGCGCCTAATCAATGGCCGCTGTATGGCAACCGGGTAGGCTCATTTGATGAATTCAGGGTGAGCAAAACACTGTCCGACAGAATGACCGCCCTGGGCGATCCCCGTCTGAAAGTATTTGGCCGGCCTACACAGGCTTCTGTGGCCGCGGGTACCCCGGTAATCCTGGGATCTCCCAACGGACTGAGCGATGTGGATGCACTGGCTTACAATGGCGGAGTACAAGGCGTTTCAAGGGTAGGATACACTTTTGCCTGTCTGGTATGCAATGATAATAACCAGGCTGCCCCACAGCCGGATGCAGCCCGCGGTATGCTGATGACTTATGCCGAACTGCAATTTATCCTCGCGGAAGCAAGGCAGAAAGGATGGATCACTACCGGCGACGCAGCTACGTACTATACCAATGGTATCAAGGCCAATTTCGCTTATTGGCAAGCAGTAGTGCCTGCGGCATACGGACTGGATATCACCATGCCTGCCAATTACCTGACACAGCCGGCAGTGGCCCTCACCGGTACCGACAATGAAAAGCTGGCCAAGATCGCCCTGCAGAAATGGGTATCGCTTTACTTTAACGGACTGGAGGGCTGGTTCGACTGGCGGAGAACAAACATGCCGGCAGTTATTCCCGGTCCTGCCAACCTGAATAATAATAAAGTACCTATCCGGTATATCTATCCTCAATCTGAACAATCCCTGAACACCAAACAAAGGGAAGCTGCCGTACAGCGCCAGGGGGGAGATGATATGAATACCCAGATGTGGTTGCTGAAATAA
- a CDS encoding right-handed parallel beta-helix repeat-containing protein, with amino-acid sequence MKTHHSFRRNPGILVMLILVLYGLTFSSCRRNMLEKDALRHEQDNNKSLLSGREFTLVPDANGRLFVDNASNYYQPGDILNLTGSFSGIYFSNLSGSLSDPIIIRNGSGAATTIGNPSWNGGSWAEGLVFTNCHHIKLGGRSSQSDFVINGSTQPARQAYFNLVLRQHTDNFEITLLTINNGGTGIWAKTDPALTDTASWYPNTQMNNLKIHDITVNGTYNEAMYIGHTATYWDLTNNTPKYDTLFTPGHFYVQPIKWYNVKIYNNLVTGSGADGIQTSAIDVLEIYNNEVTNWATQQNYSHNGGILIGGRTTNTNTHDNYVHDGWGEMCQFYGSGENASTHIIHNNLFRDNQAQNSGISMRGSHNAIVQITNNTISKPGGVCLRINGQTGQTGAQIVNANAFIQPRTGGGVIYPTAYIYTENGGIATEGAGTNVNTRFLTVAAANVDVNNYYLPNTGSPMGASGYRKIP; translated from the coding sequence ATGAAGACACACCATTCATTTCGCCGGAATCCAGGCATCCTGGTCATGCTTATCCTTGTTTTATACGGTCTTACTTTTTCCAGCTGCCGCCGCAATATGCTGGAAAAAGATGCCCTGCGCCATGAGCAGGACAATAACAAAAGCCTGCTGTCTGGCAGGGAGTTTACCCTTGTTCCGGACGCCAACGGCCGTTTATTTGTTGACAATGCCAGCAATTACTATCAACCGGGGGATATCCTCAATTTAACCGGGAGTTTCTCCGGTATCTATTTTTCCAATCTCAGCGGCTCTCTGTCGGATCCTATTATTATACGGAATGGTTCCGGCGCGGCCACTACCATCGGCAATCCCAGCTGGAATGGCGGATCATGGGCAGAAGGGCTGGTATTTACCAATTGCCATCATATCAAACTGGGCGGACGCAGCAGTCAATCCGATTTTGTGATCAACGGCTCTACACAACCTGCGCGACAAGCCTACTTCAACCTGGTACTGCGCCAGCATACGGATAATTTTGAAATCACCCTCCTTACTATCAACAACGGCGGTACCGGCATCTGGGCTAAAACAGATCCTGCACTTACGGACACTGCCAGCTGGTATCCCAATACACAGATGAATAACCTGAAGATCCATGACATCACTGTAAACGGGACCTACAATGAAGCCATGTATATTGGTCATACTGCCACGTACTGGGATCTTACCAACAACACTCCCAAGTACGATACACTTTTTACACCTGGCCATTTTTACGTACAACCCATCAAATGGTATAACGTGAAAATATACAACAACCTCGTAACAGGTTCCGGTGCTGATGGTATACAAACCTCTGCCATTGATGTACTGGAAATTTATAACAACGAAGTAACCAACTGGGCTACACAACAAAACTACTCCCATAACGGTGGCATTCTGATTGGTGGCCGCACCACGAATACCAACACGCACGATAATTATGTGCATGACGGCTGGGGGGAAATGTGCCAGTTCTATGGCTCGGGAGAAAATGCCAGCACCCATATTATTCATAATAACCTGTTCCGGGATAACCAGGCACAAAACAGTGGCATCAGTATGAGAGGTTCCCATAATGCCATTGTACAGATCACCAACAATACCATTTCAAAACCAGGAGGGGTATGTTTAAGGATCAACGGGCAAACGGGACAAACAGGCGCCCAGATCGTGAATGCCAATGCCTTCATACAACCCAGAACCGGAGGTGGGGTTATTTATCCTACCGCTTATATCTATACGGAAAATGGGGGTATCGCTACGGAAGGTGCCGGCACCAATGTAAATACCAGGTTCCTCACCGTGGCCGCTGCCAATGTAGATGTTAACAATTATTACCTGCCTAATACCGGCTCTCCGATGGGCGCTTCGGGGTATAGAAAAATACCCTGA